Proteins from a genomic interval of Haliaeetus albicilla chromosome 13, bHalAlb1.1, whole genome shotgun sequence:
- the LOC104319689 gene encoding interleukin-1 receptor antagonist protein-like isoform X4, giving the protein MAFVPDLDTLESSSLNEETFYGPDCLCPQKKPCLDSEGTSPGVDIQVTVTKGHPARTFRQAAVLVVAVTKLQKQPVHKDFADSDLGGFLEDIFEPISFQQTEDTYARAPVYRYTRSQSFDILDLDHKCFVLESPTQLVALHLQGPSARWKVKLNIALYRPRSSQGGPATGRMPVALGIKGYQLYMSCVMSGTEPVLQLEEADIRKDIESMELTRFIFFRLDSPGDGTTRFESAAFPGWFICTSLQPRQPVGITNQPDQVNIATYKLSGR; this is encoded by the exons ATGGCGTTCGTCCCCGATTTGGACAcgctggagagcagcag CCTGAATGAGGAGACGTTTTATGGCCCCGACTGCCTCTGCCCGCAGAAG aAACCCTGCCTGGACTCAGAGGGGACATCACCCGGGGTGGACATCCAGGTCACAGTGACCAAGGGACACCCTGCCAGGACCTTTCGCCAAGCTGCCGTCCTTGTGGTGGCCGTGACCAAGCTCCAGAAGCAGCCGGTGCACAAGGACTTTGCCGACAGTGACCTTGGGGGCTTCCTGGAGGATATTTTCG agcccATCTCCTTCCAGCAGACCGAGGACACCTATGCCAGGGCGCCTGTCTATCGCTACACCCGCTCCCAGTCCTTCGACATCCTCGACCTTGACCACAAGTGCTTTGTGCTGGAGTCGCCCACCCAGCTGGTGGCCCTGCACCTGCAGGGACCCTCTGCCAGATGGAAAG tgaagcTCAACATCGCTCTGTACCGTCCCCGGTCATCGCAGGGTGGCCCAGCGACTGGGCGGATGCCGGTGGCCTTGGGCATTAAGGGTTACCAACTCTACATGTCGTGTGTGATGAGCGGCACTGAGCCcgtgctgcagctggag GAAGCTGACATCAGGAAGGACATTGAGAGCATGGAGCTGACCCGCTTCATCTTCTTCCGCCTGGACAGCCCGGGTGATGGGACCACCCGCTTCGAGTCAGCTGCCTTCCCTGGCTGGTTCATCTgcacctccctgcagccccGCCAGCCTGTTGGCATCACCAACCAGCCCGACCAGGTCAACATTGCCACCTACAAGCTGAGTGGGCGCTGA
- the LOC104319689 gene encoding interleukin-1 receptor antagonist protein-like isoform X2, translating into MAFVPDLDTLESSSLNEETFYGPDCLCPQKKPCLDSEGTSPGVDIQVTVTKGHPARTFRQAAVLVVAVTKLQKQPVHKDFADSDLGGFLEDIFGMGGWCWRCHSSWGMLLGDVLGPGTISISLTVSLPAEPISFQQTEDTYARAPVYRYTRSQSFDILDLDHKCFVLESPTQLVALHLQGPSARWKVKLNIALYRPRSSQGGPATGRMPVALGIKGYQLYMSCVMSGTEPVLQLEEADIRKDIESMELTRFIFFRLDSPGDGTTRFESAAFPGWFICTSLQPRQPVGITNQPDQVNIATYKLSGR; encoded by the exons ATGGCGTTCGTCCCCGATTTGGACAcgctggagagcagcag CCTGAATGAGGAGACGTTTTATGGCCCCGACTGCCTCTGCCCGCAGAAG aAACCCTGCCTGGACTCAGAGGGGACATCACCCGGGGTGGACATCCAGGTCACAGTGACCAAGGGACACCCTGCCAGGACCTTTCGCCAAGCTGCCGTCCTTGTGGTGGCCGTGACCAAGCTCCAGAAGCAGCCGGTGCACAAGGACTTTGCCGACAGTGACCTTGGGGGCTTCCTGGAGGATATTTTCGGTATGGGGGGGTGGTGTTGGAGGTGTCACTCCAGCTGGGGGATGCTCTTGGGGGATGTTCTTGGACCAGGGACCATCAGCATCTCCCTGACCgtctccctccctgcagagcccATCTCCTTCCAGCAGACCGAGGACACCTATGCCAGGGCGCCTGTCTATCGCTACACCCGCTCCCAGTCCTTCGACATCCTCGACCTTGACCACAAGTGCTTTGTGCTGGAGTCGCCCACCCAGCTGGTGGCCCTGCACCTGCAGGGACCCTCTGCCAGATGGAAAG tgaagcTCAACATCGCTCTGTACCGTCCCCGGTCATCGCAGGGTGGCCCAGCGACTGGGCGGATGCCGGTGGCCTTGGGCATTAAGGGTTACCAACTCTACATGTCGTGTGTGATGAGCGGCACTGAGCCcgtgctgcagctggag GAAGCTGACATCAGGAAGGACATTGAGAGCATGGAGCTGACCCGCTTCATCTTCTTCCGCCTGGACAGCCCGGGTGATGGGACCACCCGCTTCGAGTCAGCTGCCTTCCCTGGCTGGTTCATCTgcacctccctgcagccccGCCAGCCTGTTGGCATCACCAACCAGCCCGACCAGGTCAACATTGCCACCTACAAGCTGAGTGGGCGCTGA
- the LOC104319689 gene encoding interleukin-1 beta-like isoform X1, protein MAFVPDLDTLESSSLNEETFYGPDCLCPQKVTPGWWERQDTRDGEAELSPHISFPPQKPCLDSEGTSPGVDIQVTVTKGHPARTFRQAAVLVVAVTKLQKQPVHKDFADSDLGGFLEDIFGMGGWCWRCHSSWGMLLGDVLGPGTISISLTVSLPAEPISFQQTEDTYARAPVYRYTRSQSFDILDLDHKCFVLESPTQLVALHLQGPSARWKVKLNIALYRPRSSQGGPATGRMPVALGIKGYQLYMSCVMSGTEPVLQLEEADIRKDIESMELTRFIFFRLDSPGDGTTRFESAAFPGWFICTSLQPRQPVGITNQPDQVNIATYKLSGR, encoded by the exons ATGGCGTTCGTCCCCGATTTGGACAcgctggagagcagcag CCTGAATGAGGAGACGTTTTATGGCCCCGACTGCCTCTGCCCGCAGAAGGTAACACCGGGTTGGTGGGAACGGCAAGACACCCGTGATGGGGAAGCCGAGCTCTCACCCCAcatctcctttcctccccagaAACCCTGCCTGGACTCAGAGGGGACATCACCCGGGGTGGACATCCAGGTCACAGTGACCAAGGGACACCCTGCCAGGACCTTTCGCCAAGCTGCCGTCCTTGTGGTGGCCGTGACCAAGCTCCAGAAGCAGCCGGTGCACAAGGACTTTGCCGACAGTGACCTTGGGGGCTTCCTGGAGGATATTTTCGGTATGGGGGGGTGGTGTTGGAGGTGTCACTCCAGCTGGGGGATGCTCTTGGGGGATGTTCTTGGACCAGGGACCATCAGCATCTCCCTGACCgtctccctccctgcagagcccATCTCCTTCCAGCAGACCGAGGACACCTATGCCAGGGCGCCTGTCTATCGCTACACCCGCTCCCAGTCCTTCGACATCCTCGACCTTGACCACAAGTGCTTTGTGCTGGAGTCGCCCACCCAGCTGGTGGCCCTGCACCTGCAGGGACCCTCTGCCAGATGGAAAG tgaagcTCAACATCGCTCTGTACCGTCCCCGGTCATCGCAGGGTGGCCCAGCGACTGGGCGGATGCCGGTGGCCTTGGGCATTAAGGGTTACCAACTCTACATGTCGTGTGTGATGAGCGGCACTGAGCCcgtgctgcagctggag GAAGCTGACATCAGGAAGGACATTGAGAGCATGGAGCTGACCCGCTTCATCTTCTTCCGCCTGGACAGCCCGGGTGATGGGACCACCCGCTTCGAGTCAGCTGCCTTCCCTGGCTGGTTCATCTgcacctccctgcagccccGCCAGCCTGTTGGCATCACCAACCAGCCCGACCAGGTCAACATTGCCACCTACAAGCTGAGTGGGCGCTGA
- the LOC104319689 gene encoding interleukin-1 receptor antagonist protein-like isoform X3 gives MAFVPDLDTLESSSLNEETFYGPDCLCPQKVTPGWWERQDTRDGEAELSPHISFPPQKPCLDSEGTSPGVDIQVTVTKGHPARTFRQAAVLVVAVTKLQKQPVHKDFADSDLGGFLEDIFEPISFQQTEDTYARAPVYRYTRSQSFDILDLDHKCFVLESPTQLVALHLQGPSARWKVKLNIALYRPRSSQGGPATGRMPVALGIKGYQLYMSCVMSGTEPVLQLEEADIRKDIESMELTRFIFFRLDSPGDGTTRFESAAFPGWFICTSLQPRQPVGITNQPDQVNIATYKLSGR, from the exons ATGGCGTTCGTCCCCGATTTGGACAcgctggagagcagcag CCTGAATGAGGAGACGTTTTATGGCCCCGACTGCCTCTGCCCGCAGAAGGTAACACCGGGTTGGTGGGAACGGCAAGACACCCGTGATGGGGAAGCCGAGCTCTCACCCCAcatctcctttcctccccagaAACCCTGCCTGGACTCAGAGGGGACATCACCCGGGGTGGACATCCAGGTCACAGTGACCAAGGGACACCCTGCCAGGACCTTTCGCCAAGCTGCCGTCCTTGTGGTGGCCGTGACCAAGCTCCAGAAGCAGCCGGTGCACAAGGACTTTGCCGACAGTGACCTTGGGGGCTTCCTGGAGGATATTTTCG agcccATCTCCTTCCAGCAGACCGAGGACACCTATGCCAGGGCGCCTGTCTATCGCTACACCCGCTCCCAGTCCTTCGACATCCTCGACCTTGACCACAAGTGCTTTGTGCTGGAGTCGCCCACCCAGCTGGTGGCCCTGCACCTGCAGGGACCCTCTGCCAGATGGAAAG tgaagcTCAACATCGCTCTGTACCGTCCCCGGTCATCGCAGGGTGGCCCAGCGACTGGGCGGATGCCGGTGGCCTTGGGCATTAAGGGTTACCAACTCTACATGTCGTGTGTGATGAGCGGCACTGAGCCcgtgctgcagctggag GAAGCTGACATCAGGAAGGACATTGAGAGCATGGAGCTGACCCGCTTCATCTTCTTCCGCCTGGACAGCCCGGGTGATGGGACCACCCGCTTCGAGTCAGCTGCCTTCCCTGGCTGGTTCATCTgcacctccctgcagccccGCCAGCCTGTTGGCATCACCAACCAGCCCGACCAGGTCAACATTGCCACCTACAAGCTGAGTGGGCGCTGA